One window of Tenacibaculum maritimum NCIMB 2154 genomic DNA carries:
- the ribB gene encoding 3,4-dihydroxy-2-butanone-4-phosphate synthase gives MMTITQNNTQLHTIKEAIEDIRNGKVIIVVDDENRENEGDFIAAAEKITPEMVNFMATHGRGLICTPLTEKRCKELELEMMVHNNTDPMETAFTVSVDLRGKGVTTGISASDRAQTIQALISEETKPFDLARPGHIFPLRAKEGGVLRRTGHTEAAIDFARLAGLQPAGVIVEIMNEDGSMARLPQLIEVAKKFDLKIVSIEDLVAYRMEHDSLIEKKEDFNVETRFGEFRLRAYKQTTNDQIHIALTKGTWSKDEPVLTRINSTLVNNDILGTLTNNADKKLDQMFKIINDEGKGAIVFINQQSQSLNLLNRLHILKKNQAKGAMKAPSITLDNKDFGIGAQILHDLHIHKLQLVSNSQQTKRVGMIGYGLEITKYVNY, from the coding sequence ATGATGACAATAACACAAAATAACACACAACTTCATACAATTAAAGAAGCTATAGAGGATATAAGAAATGGTAAAGTAATCATTGTAGTTGATGATGAAAACCGTGAAAACGAAGGAGATTTTATTGCTGCTGCAGAAAAAATAACTCCTGAAATGGTTAACTTTATGGCTACTCATGGTAGAGGATTAATATGTACTCCTTTGACTGAAAAGCGCTGTAAGGAACTGGAGTTAGAAATGATGGTTCATAATAATACGGATCCTATGGAAACGGCTTTTACTGTTTCTGTTGATTTAAGAGGTAAAGGGGTTACTACGGGGATTTCTGCCTCGGATAGAGCCCAAACAATTCAAGCTCTTATCAGTGAAGAAACCAAACCTTTTGATTTGGCAAGACCTGGTCACATTTTTCCTTTACGCGCTAAAGAAGGTGGTGTTTTAAGAAGAACTGGGCATACAGAGGCTGCCATTGATTTTGCACGTTTAGCAGGATTACAACCTGCTGGAGTTATCGTTGAAATAATGAATGAAGATGGCTCTATGGCACGCTTGCCTCAATTGATAGAAGTAGCTAAAAAATTTGATTTAAAGATTGTTTCTATTGAAGATTTGGTTGCGTATAGAATGGAGCATGATTCTTTAATAGAAAAAAAGGAGGATTTTAATGTTGAAACTCGTTTTGGAGAGTTTCGTTTAAGAGCCTATAAACAAACAACAAACGATCAAATACATATTGCCTTAACGAAAGGAACTTGGTCTAAAGATGAACCTGTATTAACTAGAATAAACTCTACCTTAGTTAATAATGATATTCTTGGAACGCTAACGAATAATGCAGATAAAAAACTGGACCAGATGTTTAAGATTATCAATGATGAAGGTAAAGGTGCAATTGTGTTTATAAATCAACAAAGCCAATCCTTAAACTTGTTAAACAGACTCCATATTTTAAAGAAAAATCAAGCTAAAGGAGCAATGAAGGCTCCTAGTATTACTTTAGATAATAAAGATTTTGGAATAGGGGCTCAAATTTTGCATGACTTGCACATTCATAAACTGCAATTAGTTTCTAATTCTCAACAAACCAAGCGTGTAGGAATGATTGGTTATGGCCTAGAAATTACTAAGTATGTAAATTACTAA
- the ettA gene encoding energy-dependent translational throttle protein EttA yields the protein MSDDKKVIFSMNKVSKTYQSTGKQVLKDIYLSFFYGAKIGILGLNGSGKSTLLKIIAGVEKNFQGDVVFSPGYKVGYLEQEPQLDESKTVMEVVKEGVAETVAVLDEYNKINDMFGLEEVYSDADKMEKLMARQAELQDKIDASNAWELDTKLEIAMDALRTPDSDKLIGVLSGGERRRVALCRLLLQEPEILLLDEPTNHLDAESVHWLEQHLAQYKGTVIAVTHDRYFLDNVAGWILELDRGEGIPWKGNYSSWLDQKASRMAQESKTASKRQKTLERELEWVRQGAKGRQTKQKARLKSYEKLMSQDQKQTEEKLEIYIPNGPRLGTNVIEATGISKAFGDKLLYDHLEFNLPQAGIVGIIGPNGAGKTTIFKMIMGEETPDGGSFKVGETAKIAYVDQAHANIDPEKSIWENFSDGQDLVMMGGKQVNSRAYLSRFNFGGSEQNKKVSTLSGGERNRLHLAMTLKEEGNVLLLDEPTNDLDVNTLRALEEGLENFAGCAVVISHDRWFLDRICTHILAFEGNSEVYFFEGSFSDYEENKKKRLGGDLMPKRIKYRKLIR from the coding sequence ATGTCTGACGATAAAAAAGTCATCTTTTCGATGAACAAGGTCTCAAAGACCTACCAAAGTACAGGAAAACAAGTTTTAAAAGATATTTACCTAAGCTTTTTTTATGGAGCTAAAATAGGAATTCTTGGTTTAAATGGTTCGGGTAAATCTACCTTATTAAAAATCATAGCAGGGGTAGAAAAAAACTTCCAAGGTGATGTGGTTTTTTCACCTGGATATAAGGTAGGCTACTTAGAACAAGAGCCTCAGCTAGATGAATCAAAAACGGTGATGGAAGTTGTAAAGGAGGGAGTGGCAGAAACTGTAGCTGTTTTAGATGAGTATAATAAAATTAACGATATGTTTGGATTGGAAGAGGTATATTCTGATGCTGACAAGATGGAAAAGTTAATGGCTCGTCAAGCAGAATTACAAGATAAAATAGATGCCTCTAATGCTTGGGAGTTAGATACAAAGTTAGAAATAGCAATGGACGCATTACGTACTCCTGACTCTGATAAATTAATAGGAGTTTTATCAGGAGGAGAGCGTCGTAGAGTAGCATTATGTAGGTTGTTATTACAAGAACCTGAAATTTTACTTTTAGATGAGCCTACTAACCATTTAGATGCAGAAAGTGTTCATTGGTTAGAGCAGCACTTAGCCCAATATAAAGGAACTGTGATTGCAGTAACGCATGACCGATACTTTTTGGATAATGTAGCTGGGTGGATTTTAGAATTGGATAGAGGAGAAGGAATTCCTTGGAAAGGTAATTATTCGTCTTGGTTAGACCAAAAGGCATCAAGAATGGCACAAGAAAGCAAAACAGCTTCCAAACGTCAGAAAACTTTAGAAAGAGAGCTTGAATGGGTACGTCAAGGGGCTAAAGGACGTCAAACAAAACAAAAGGCTCGTTTGAAAAGCTATGAAAAGTTAATGAGTCAAGACCAAAAGCAAACAGAAGAAAAATTAGAAATTTATATCCCTAATGGCCCTCGTTTAGGAACGAATGTAATTGAAGCAACAGGGATTTCAAAAGCTTTTGGAGATAAGCTATTATATGACCATTTGGAATTCAATTTGCCGCAAGCAGGAATTGTAGGGATCATAGGACCTAATGGAGCTGGTAAAACAACTATTTTTAAGATGATAATGGGAGAAGAAACTCCTGACGGAGGAAGCTTTAAAGTAGGAGAAACAGCAAAAATAGCTTATGTAGATCAGGCACATGCTAATATAGATCCGGAAAAGTCTATTTGGGAAAACTTTTCAGATGGGCAAGATTTGGTAATGATGGGAGGAAAACAAGTAAATTCCAGAGCTTATTTGAGCCGTTTTAATTTTGGAGGCAGCGAGCAAAACAAAAAAGTGAGTACACTTTCAGGAGGAGAACGCAATAGGTTGCATTTAGCCATGACATTAAAAGAAGAAGGAAACGTATTATTACTAGATGAGCCTACCAATGATTTAGATGTAAATACATTGAGAGCTCTTGAAGAAGGCTTGGAGAATTTTGCAGGGTGTGCGGTAGTGATTTCTCATGATAGATGGTTTTTAGATCGTATTTGCACGCATATCTTAGCCTTTGAAGGAAATAGCGAGGTGTATTTCTTTGAAGGGTCTTTTTCAGATTATGAAGAAAATAAAAAGAAACGTTTAGGAGGAGATTTAATGCCAAAGCGTATCAAATACAGAAAGTTAATCAGATAA
- a CDS encoding SDR family NAD(P)-dependent oxidoreductase: MLERGASVIIWDINKSKIAATILEFSELGKLIGFNLDVSKLEEVQEIAKEVRLNYGSIDVLINNAGIVIGKYFHEHSASDIIRTININAKAPMLVTMEFLQGMLAKNSGHICNIASSGGLVSNPKMSVYVASKWSLIGWSDSLRLEMKQLGKSIGVTTIMPYYINTGMFEGVQSKIPILNPEAAALTIVKAIEKNKRMQTIPGYLYRLTRLGQAIMSIDVFDWFAGSLLGIYKTMSNFKGRKK, from the coding sequence ATGTTAGAAAGAGGAGCAAGTGTAATTATTTGGGATATAAACAAGTCTAAAATAGCAGCAACAATTTTAGAATTTTCAGAATTAGGAAAGCTTATAGGTTTTAATTTAGATGTTTCTAAGCTCGAAGAAGTGCAAGAAATAGCTAAAGAAGTAAGATTAAATTACGGTAGTATTGATGTACTGATAAATAATGCAGGAATTGTTATAGGGAAGTATTTTCATGAACATTCCGCATCCGATATTATCAGAACAATAAACATTAATGCAAAGGCTCCTATGTTGGTTACTATGGAGTTTTTACAAGGAATGCTAGCTAAAAATTCAGGGCATATTTGCAATATAGCTTCCTCGGGAGGCTTGGTATCAAATCCTAAAATGTCAGTGTATGTAGCTAGTAAATGGTCTTTGATAGGTTGGTCTGATAGCTTGCGACTAGAAATGAAACAGTTAGGCAAAAGCATTGGCGTAACGACTATCATGCCATATTATATTAATACAGGAATGTTTGAAGGTGTACAATCAAAAATCCCCATATTAAATCCAGAAGCAGCAGCACTTACCATTGTCAAAGCGATCGAAAAAAATAAAAGAATGCAAACAATACCGGGCTATCTTTACAGGCTTACTAGGTTAGGGCAAGCAATAATGTCTATAGATGTATTTGATTGGTTTGCAGGTAGTCTATTAGGTATTTATAAGACAATGAGCAATTTTAAAGGTCGCAAAAAATAA
- a CDS encoding CAL67264 family membrane protein: MNKNTVLSWATFIMILMGLLLVSLAVFKYDEIAGYGFGAVGLGFFANAWVFNALKGRV; the protein is encoded by the coding sequence ATGAATAAAAACACAGTACTAAGTTGGGCAACTTTTATAATGATATTGATGGGATTACTGTTGGTAAGTTTAGCAGTATTCAAATATGATGAAATCGCAGGATATGGCTTTGGAGCTGTAGGTCTTGGTTTTTTTGCTAATGCTTGGGTATTCAATGCTTTAAAAGGAAGAGTTTAA
- a CDS encoding oxidoreductase — MTKYKHIFEPLDLGFTTLKNRVLMGSMHTGLEEEKDGIEKIAAYYAERARGGVGLIVTGGIAPNIQGWTAPFSARMSTKKHARHHKVITEAVHKEGGKICMQILHSGRYGYHPITVAPSKIQAPINPFKPFELKASGIRRTVNDFVNCAKLSKEAGYDGVEIMGSEGYLINQFIVKRTNRRTDNYGGSYENRIRLAVEIVRKTREAVGENFIIIFRLSMLDLVAQGSSWEEVVQLGKEIEKAGATIINTGIGWHEARIPTIATSVPRAAFTWVTQKMKEELSIPLVTSNRINMPETAEKVLAEGHADMISMARPFLADPEWVNKAKEEREEEINTCIACNQACLDHAFQKKVASCLVNPRACHETELNYHPTSKKKRIAVVGAGPAGLAASTIAAQRGHEVTLFDGDKEVGGQFNIAKQIPGKEEFYETIRYFRKQLELHKVNVKLNTRVSAEDIANGNFDEVVLATGISPRTPRIEGIEHEKVLSYIDVIKHKKEVGKRVAVIGAGGIGFDVSEYLAHEGESTSQNIDAWLKEWGIDKTLEARAGIEGVTAAVHPSPREIFMFKRSKGKFGGKLGKTTGWIHRATLKKKNVQFINEVQYTKIDDQGLHYIQNEAQKVLEVDHVIICAGQVPFKELLNPLSAKGIKVHVIGGADVAAELDAKRAINQGSRLAAEL, encoded by the coding sequence ATGACAAAATACAAACACATCTTTGAACCATTAGACTTAGGTTTTACCACTTTAAAGAATAGAGTTTTAATGGGGTCAATGCATACAGGGCTGGAAGAGGAGAAAGATGGAATCGAAAAAATAGCAGCGTATTATGCAGAACGTGCTCGTGGAGGAGTAGGACTTATTGTTACAGGAGGAATTGCTCCAAATATTCAAGGTTGGACGGCTCCTTTCTCGGCAAGAATGAGTACTAAGAAGCATGCTCGTCATCATAAAGTCATCACAGAAGCCGTGCATAAAGAAGGAGGAAAAATATGTATGCAAATACTACATTCAGGTCGCTATGGATACCACCCAATTACAGTAGCACCTTCAAAAATACAAGCACCAATAAACCCATTTAAACCATTTGAGTTAAAAGCATCAGGAATTCGAAGAACGGTGAATGATTTTGTAAACTGCGCTAAACTATCAAAAGAAGCAGGGTATGATGGAGTAGAAATCATGGGGTCTGAAGGGTATTTGATCAATCAGTTTATTGTAAAAAGAACTAATAGAAGAACAGATAACTATGGAGGAAGTTATGAAAATAGAATTCGCTTAGCAGTAGAAATTGTAAGAAAAACAAGAGAAGCAGTTGGTGAAAACTTTATCATAATCTTTCGTTTGTCAATGCTAGATTTAGTAGCACAAGGAAGTTCTTGGGAAGAAGTAGTCCAATTAGGAAAAGAAATAGAAAAAGCAGGAGCTACTATTATTAATACCGGTATCGGATGGCATGAAGCAAGAATTCCTACAATAGCTACTTCAGTACCTAGAGCGGCTTTTACTTGGGTAACTCAAAAGATGAAAGAAGAATTGTCAATTCCATTAGTAACTTCTAATAGAATTAATATGCCAGAAACGGCTGAAAAAGTTTTGGCAGAAGGGCATGCAGATATGATTTCAATGGCACGTCCATTTTTGGCAGACCCAGAGTGGGTTAATAAAGCAAAAGAAGAGCGAGAAGAAGAAATTAATACCTGTATTGCTTGTAATCAAGCTTGTTTAGATCATGCTTTCCAAAAGAAAGTAGCAAGTTGTTTGGTAAATCCGAGAGCATGCCATGAAACAGAATTAAATTACCATCCAACAAGTAAAAAGAAACGAATAGCAGTAGTAGGAGCAGGACCAGCTGGTTTAGCAGCCTCAACAATAGCTGCTCAACGAGGGCATGAGGTAACACTATTTGATGGAGATAAAGAAGTTGGGGGGCAGTTTAATATAGCCAAACAAATTCCAGGTAAAGAAGAATTTTACGAAACCATTAGATACTTTAGAAAGCAGTTAGAGTTGCATAAAGTAAATGTAAAACTCAATACAAGAGTTTCTGCAGAAGATATAGCCAATGGCAATTTTGACGAGGTTGTTTTAGCTACAGGAATTTCGCCAAGAACACCTCGTATTGAAGGAATAGAACACGAAAAGGTTTTAAGCTATATTGATGTTATAAAACATAAAAAAGAAGTAGGAAAGAGAGTTGCTGTTATTGGAGCAGGGGGTATTGGTTTTGATGTGTCAGAATACTTAGCACATGAAGGTGAAAGTACTTCTCAAAATATAGATGCTTGGTTAAAGGAGTGGGGAATTGATAAAACATTGGAAGCACGTGCAGGAATTGAAGGAGTAACAGCAGCAGTACATCCATCACCACGAGAAATCTTTATGTTTAAGCGTAGTAAAGGAAAATTTGGAGGAAAGTTAGGGAAAACTACTGGATGGATTCATAGAGCTACTTTAAAGAAAAAGAACGTACAGTTTATCAATGAAGTACAGTACACCAAAATAGATGATCAAGGATTGCACTATATTCAAAATGAAGCGCAAAAAGTGCTGGAAGTAGATCATGTCATTATTTGTGCAGGGCAAGTACCATTTAAAGAATTATTAAATCCATTATCAGCAAAAGGTATAAAAGTTCATGTAATTGGAGGAGCAGATGTAGCAGCAGAGTTAGATGCTAAAAGAGCAATTAACCAAGGAAGTAGATTGGCAGCTGAACTATAA
- a CDS encoding cryptochrome/photolyase family protein, whose amino-acid sequence MNKINLLFPNQLFESSPLFKNKAPFYLVEEYLFFKQYAFHKQKIAFHRATMKQYACFLRDHKNFEVEYIEASEAVSDIRKLLFTLKEKGVQQIHYIDPIDDWLQKRLDKKIVENGMSAIKYDSPLFLNAKEDLKPFFKKDKKKFYQTAFYIEERKKRNILIDAKGKPIGGKWTFDKENRKKYPVKKRPPLLTYPRKSPSYEEAKKYVEKEFINNYGNLTTTPLYPTNFKEAKNWLDQFFHVRFVDFGIYEDAIVRENSILNHSVLTPMLNIGLITPKHIINSCLKYVKKNNIPINSTEGFIRQIIGWREFIRGMYQCKGGEERTTNFWKFKRKIPASFYKGTTGIKPVDETIQKVLKTGYCNHIERLMILGNFMMLCEFHPDEVYKWFMTLFIDAYDWVMVPNIYGMSQFSDGGLMATKPYISGSNYLMKMSNYKKGEWQATWDGLFWRFMNKYRGFFLSNPRLKMLVHMFDKMPLEKQQKHMKEGEEYLTRLSEICMKEYR is encoded by the coding sequence ATGAATAAGATTAACTTGCTATTTCCAAATCAGTTATTTGAAAGTTCCCCACTTTTTAAAAATAAGGCGCCGTTTTATTTAGTAGAAGAGTATTTATTTTTTAAGCAGTACGCTTTTCATAAGCAAAAAATAGCTTTTCATAGAGCAACAATGAAGCAATATGCTTGCTTTTTAAGAGATCATAAAAATTTTGAGGTTGAATATATCGAAGCATCGGAAGCAGTTTCCGATATCAGAAAGCTTCTTTTTACATTGAAAGAAAAAGGAGTGCAGCAAATTCATTATATAGATCCTATAGATGATTGGCTTCAAAAAAGATTGGATAAAAAAATTGTAGAAAATGGTATGAGCGCAATTAAATATGACTCTCCGTTATTTTTAAATGCAAAAGAAGATTTAAAACCATTTTTTAAAAAGGATAAAAAGAAATTTTATCAAACAGCTTTTTATATAGAAGAACGTAAAAAGAGAAATATACTAATAGATGCAAAAGGAAAACCAATTGGTGGTAAATGGACATTTGATAAAGAAAATAGAAAAAAATATCCTGTAAAAAAACGCCCACCATTGTTAACATACCCAAGAAAATCACCTTCTTATGAGGAAGCAAAGAAGTATGTAGAAAAAGAATTTATAAATAACTATGGAAATCTAACAACAACCCCTTTATATCCAACTAATTTTAAAGAAGCAAAAAATTGGTTAGATCAGTTCTTTCATGTACGATTTGTGGATTTTGGTATTTATGAAGATGCTATTGTAAGAGAAAATTCAATATTAAATCATAGTGTCCTAACTCCAATGTTAAATATTGGTTTAATTACCCCTAAACACATTATAAATAGTTGCTTAAAATATGTGAAGAAGAATAATATTCCAATTAATTCTACGGAAGGCTTTATTCGTCAAATTATAGGTTGGAGAGAGTTTATTAGAGGAATGTATCAGTGTAAAGGAGGAGAAGAGCGGACTACGAATTTTTGGAAATTTAAAAGAAAAATACCAGCCTCATTTTATAAAGGAACTACAGGAATAAAGCCAGTAGATGAAACAATTCAAAAAGTTTTGAAAACAGGATATTGCAATCATATAGAACGCTTGATGATTTTAGGAAATTTTATGATGCTTTGTGAGTTTCATCCCGATGAAGTTTATAAATGGTTTATGACGCTATTTATAGATGCTTATGATTGGGTTATGGTACCAAACATTTATGGAATGAGTCAGTTTTCAGATGGAGGTTTAATGGCAACTAAACCGTATATTAGTGGAAGCAATTATTTAATGAAAATGAGCAATTATAAAAAGGGAGAATGGCAAGCTACTTGGGATGGTCTCTTTTGGAGATTTATGAACAAGTATAGAGGCTTTTTTTTATCAAATCCTAGGTTAAAAATGTTAGTGCATATGTTTGATAAAATGCCTTTAGAAAAACAACAGAAACATATGAAAGAGGGAGAGGAATATTTGACGAGATTATCAGAAATATGCATGAAAGAATACCGTTAA
- a CDS encoding CPBP family intramembrane glutamic endopeptidase → MNYIQQAYKGNNQWYHYAITILIVLLGWQVIGIIPLLVTAVMHSSDIGEFYKGMASGFTNLGINNNLLLCLMILMFGCGLLALVLALKYIHKRPLKTLITSRDKIDWKRFWFAFFIWGMVACILTGTSILMFPEEYIWNFKPVPFFTLVAISFICLPIQTSFEELFIRGYLLQGIGTWVQNRWFPLIFTAVFFGLLHFANPEVEKLGNIAMVFYIGTGLFYGITMLMDEGAELALGLHAINNIMAAFLVTTNWTVFQTDALYIETSEPSAGMETLLPVGVLYPLLLLIFSKKYQWKNWKEKLLGKVEKPVQLKENYRVL, encoded by the coding sequence ATGAATTATATACAGCAAGCATATAAAGGAAATAACCAATGGTATCACTATGCCATTACGATACTTATAGTACTATTAGGATGGCAAGTAATAGGAATCATTCCGTTGTTAGTAACCGCAGTAATGCATTCTTCTGATATCGGTGAATTCTATAAAGGGATGGCCTCTGGATTTACAAACTTAGGAATTAATAATAATCTTCTTTTATGCTTAATGATTCTTATGTTTGGTTGTGGTTTATTAGCTCTTGTGCTTGCCTTAAAATACATTCATAAAAGACCTCTGAAAACCCTAATAACAAGTAGAGATAAAATAGATTGGAAGCGTTTCTGGTTTGCCTTTTTTATTTGGGGAATGGTAGCTTGTATTTTAACAGGAACAAGTATTTTGATGTTTCCAGAAGAGTATATATGGAATTTCAAACCAGTGCCTTTTTTTACATTAGTAGCCATTTCATTTATTTGCTTGCCAATACAAACGAGCTTCGAAGAATTATTTATTAGGGGATATCTCTTGCAAGGAATAGGAACTTGGGTGCAAAATAGATGGTTTCCATTAATTTTTACGGCTGTTTTTTTCGGACTTTTGCATTTTGCAAATCCAGAAGTGGAAAAGTTAGGAAATATTGCTATGGTTTTTTATATAGGAACAGGTCTCTTTTATGGAATTACTATGCTAATGGATGAAGGAGCAGAGTTGGCACTAGGTTTACATGCTATTAATAATATAATGGCGGCTTTTTTAGTAACCACAAATTGGACGGTATTTCAAACAGACGCATTGTATATAGAAACATCAGAACCTTCTGCAGGAATGGAAACACTTTTGCCTGTAGGAGTCTTATACCCATTATTACTACTTATCTTTTCAAAGAAATACCAATGGAAAAATTGGAAAGAAAAATTATTAGGAAAGGTAGAGAAACCTGTGCAATTAAAGGAGAATTATAGAGTTTTATAA
- a CDS encoding AMP-binding protein, producing the protein MTENKYHKKFKLNGHSFASEMDVLEYTKKINSEIHTFLKEWFHKNDFITVKTSGSTGIPKAIYLKKELMKNSALATGEFFKLKEKTKALMCLSVGYIAGKMMLIRALTLGWELDIVPPNSYPLEKIEKEYDFTALVPMQLQNSLHKLHFIKKLIVGGGVVSKELVKKLEAVSTEVFATYGMTETITHIAVKQLNHCSSKKQDNHFYTVLPNVKIYKDKRECLVIKAPKVAEELVITNDVVALVTDTKFEWLGRFDTIINSGGIKLLPEKIEQKLSPIISQRFFVIGIPDEKLGEKLALILEGIPSAEIKRRLSLEIQNLESLSKYEKPKEIYFTSQFIETATKKIRREATLNHIDFNH; encoded by the coding sequence GTGACAGAAAATAAGTATCACAAAAAATTTAAATTAAATGGACATTCATTTGCTTCTGAAATGGATGTATTGGAATACACTAAAAAGATAAACTCTGAGATCCATACTTTTCTAAAAGAATGGTTTCACAAAAACGATTTTATCACGGTAAAAACGTCAGGATCTACTGGAATCCCCAAAGCAATTTATTTAAAAAAAGAACTGATGAAAAACTCAGCTCTAGCCACAGGGGAATTTTTTAAGTTAAAAGAAAAAACCAAAGCATTAATGTGCTTATCAGTAGGATATATAGCGGGTAAAATGATGCTAATAAGAGCATTGACATTAGGTTGGGAGCTAGATATTGTTCCTCCCAATTCTTATCCGTTAGAAAAAATAGAAAAAGAATACGATTTTACGGCATTGGTGCCTATGCAATTACAAAATTCATTGCATAAGCTACATTTTATAAAAAAACTTATTGTAGGAGGAGGAGTCGTTTCAAAAGAATTGGTAAAAAAACTAGAAGCAGTAAGCACAGAAGTTTTTGCTACCTACGGAATGACAGAAACGATTACTCATATAGCAGTAAAACAACTAAATCATTGCTCATCAAAAAAACAAGACAATCACTTTTATACCGTGTTACCAAACGTAAAAATTTATAAGGATAAACGAGAGTGCTTGGTAATAAAAGCTCCCAAAGTAGCAGAAGAGTTGGTTATAACGAATGACGTAGTAGCATTGGTTACTGATACAAAATTTGAATGGTTAGGTCGTTTTGATACTATTATTAATTCAGGAGGAATCAAACTCTTGCCTGAAAAAATAGAACAAAAACTATCTCCAATAATTTCACAGCGTTTTTTTGTTATAGGAATACCTGATGAAAAATTAGGAGAAAAGCTAGCGTTGATTTTAGAAGGAATACCATCAGCAGAAATTAAAAGAAGACTTTCTTTAGAAATTCAGAATTTGGAAAGCCTATCAAAGTATGAAAAACCTAAAGAGATTTATTTTACTAGCCAATTTATAGAAACAGCAACAAAAAAGATTCGAAGAGAAGCTACCTTAAACCATATTGATTTTAACCATTAG
- a CDS encoding MarC family protein, whose translation MEHLLTFSITVFTGFFAIMNPISNMPIFLSLVQGADKETKQKINKKAVIIAFIIITAFSLLGKFIFELFGITIPAFKITGGILIFYVGFEMLQSKKSNVRNLKEANIDENIAVSPLAIPILAGPGTIVTAMNFVANSTYVHIGLVILIFGFMCLLTYITFSISDLIAKKIGDNVISVIGKIMGLIIAIIGTSMVIEGIKISFNLA comes from the coding sequence ATGGAACACCTCTTAACATTTTCAATTACTGTATTTACAGGTTTTTTTGCTATTATGAATCCTATTTCTAATATGCCTATTTTTTTATCTTTAGTACAAGGAGCCGATAAAGAGACAAAGCAAAAAATAAATAAGAAGGCAGTAATCATAGCCTTCATTATCATTACTGCTTTCTCTTTATTAGGTAAGTTTATCTTTGAATTATTTGGAATTACAATACCTGCTTTTAAAATTACGGGGGGAATTTTAATTTTTTATGTAGGTTTCGAAATGTTACAGTCTAAAAAATCTAACGTTAGGAATTTAAAGGAAGCAAATATTGATGAAAACATTGCTGTTTCTCCTTTAGCGATTCCTATTCTTGCTGGCCCCGGAACTATTGTTACAGCAATGAATTTTGTTGCCAATTCAACATATGTACATATAGGTTTAGTGATCCTTATTTTCGGATTTATGTGTTTATTAACTTATATTACATTTAGTATAAGCGATTTAATTGCTAAAAAAATAGGAGATAATGTTATTTCTGTAATTGGTAAGATTATGGGATTGATTATTGCTATTATTGGTACAAGTATGGTTATTGAAGGAATTAAAATTTCTTTCAATTTGGCCTAA